In a genomic window of Pseudomonas putida:
- a CDS encoding TetR/AcrR family transcriptional regulator: MARASKRLEVLEAIVSIIERDGLTAVTLDAVALETGMTRAGLLYHFPSREALILATHEHLTRSWEQELEASAGNTSDRATDAERHAAYINTCARAARRVELLLMLESSDNRQLGDLWQQVIDRWAPPAPIGNDAAELDRFISRLAADGLWIHEALSSRPLPEQLRKRIAARLVAMAAGPVEAEENLPK, translated from the coding sequence ATGGCGAGAGCCAGCAAGCGCCTCGAAGTGCTTGAAGCCATTGTGAGCATCATCGAGCGTGACGGCCTCACCGCCGTCACCCTCGACGCCGTAGCGCTCGAAACCGGCATGACACGCGCCGGCCTTCTGTATCATTTCCCGTCGCGCGAAGCCCTGATCCTCGCCACCCATGAGCATCTGACTCGCTCATGGGAACAGGAGCTGGAAGCGAGCGCCGGCAACACCTCGGACAGGGCGACAGACGCCGAACGACACGCCGCCTACATCAACACCTGCGCAAGAGCTGCCCGGCGGGTCGAACTACTGCTCATGCTGGAAAGCTCCGACAATCGGCAGCTTGGCGATCTGTGGCAACAGGTCATCGACCGCTGGGCACCTCCTGCGCCGATTGGAAACGACGCTGCCGAGTTGGACAGGTTCATTTCGCGCCTTGCCGCCGATGGGCTGTGGATTCACGAGGCGCTGTCGTCGCGCCCGCTCCCCGAGCAACTGCGCAAGCGTATCGCGGCGCGCCTCGTCGCGATGGCCGCCGGACCTGTTGAGGCGGAAGAAAACCTCCCGAAATAA
- a CDS encoding DUF6118 family protein: MPSQNGKAPDSNSSQLVRDNAEAIGQCAEAARTAGSDQQCTITVKAPAAPAQ, translated from the coding sequence ATGCCTAGCCAAAATGGGAAGGCTCCCGACTCAAATTCCTCGCAGCTCGTGCGCGACAATGCCGAGGCGATCGGGCAATGCGCCGAGGCCGCGCGCACGGCCGGTTCAGATCAGCAATGCACCATCACCGTGAAAGCGCCGGCAGCACCGGCGCAGTAG
- a CDS encoding recombinase family protein, translating to MKIGYARVSTRDQKADLQVDALKQAGCERIYQDIASGAKSARPELDKLLANVRPGDAVVIWKLDRLGRSLKHLVELVGELAERKVGLQSLNDPIDTTHAQGRLVFNLFASLAEFERELIRERTQAGLSAARARGRIGGRPKGLPAKAEATAMAAETLYREGRLSVSAIGEKLHISKSTLYSYLRHRGVEIGAYQKSARSRDQQPSAASPAEPPAAERVATVTLRLAVVNNSKFVRGRKRATENIERYCLEPYGMKRLDAGHYELTIPYRSDDELDKSVHDLLTEISQEADMRNCFVEMGAWEEDTEKRW from the coding sequence AGCCGACCTACAAGTCGATGCCCTGAAACAGGCCGGGTGCGAACGCATCTACCAAGACATCGCCAGCGGCGCGAAAAGCGCCCGGCCGGAGTTGGACAAACTGCTGGCCAACGTGCGGCCGGGTGATGCCGTGGTGATCTGGAAGCTGGATCGCCTTGGGCGTTCCCTCAAGCACCTGGTCGAGTTGGTCGGCGAGCTGGCAGAGCGCAAGGTCGGCTTACAGAGCCTGAATGACCCCATCGACACCACCCACGCCCAAGGCCGCCTGGTGTTCAACCTGTTCGCCTCGCTGGCGGAGTTCGAGCGCGAGCTGATCCGCGAGCGGACTCAGGCGGGTCTGTCGGCCGCACGGGCGCGTGGCCGGATCGGTGGCCGTCCCAAGGGCCTGCCAGCCAAGGCTGAGGCCACCGCCATGGCGGCCGAAACCCTCTACCGCGAAGGTCGCCTGAGCGTCAGCGCGATCGGCGAGAAGCTGCACATCTCCAAGAGCACGCTGTACAGCTACCTGCGCCACCGTGGTGTCGAGATCGGCGCGTACCAGAAGAGCGCCAGGTCACGCGACCAGCAGCCTTCGGCCGCGTCGCCGGCAGAGCCGCCCGCCGCCGAGCGGGTGGCCACCGTCACCCTGCGCCTCGCGGTGGTGAATAACAGCAAGTTCGTGCGCGGCCGGAAGCGGGCCACGGAGAACATTGAGCGCTACTGCCTGGAGCCCTATGGCATGAAGCGGCTGGATGCCGGCCACTATGAGTTGACCATTCCGTATCGGAGCGACGATGAGCTGGACAAGAGCGTGCATGACCTGCTGACCGAGATCAGCCAGGAGGCCGACATGCGCAACTGTTTTGTCGAGATGGGCGCCTGGGAAGAAGACACCGAAAAGCGTTGGTAG
- a CDS encoding MFS transporter produces MPAAHSNRWVLLVTVAAGLLLIVLDNSVLYTALPTLTRELGATATQGLWIINAYPLVMAGLLLGTGTLGDRIGHRRMFLIGLVLFGVASIVAAYSPTAEILIGARAFLAVGAAAMMPATLALIRVTFEDDRERNIAIAIWGSLSVVGAALGPIIGGFLLGHFWWGSVFLINVPVVVAAFISALIVAPKVAGDATKPWDVVSSFQALVALSAFVIAIKESAHAGQSWAVPAISLLVAILAGALFVRRQLRLPFPLLDFSIFRNAAFTSGVLAAAFSLFAIGGVELATTQRFQLVAGFTPLEAGMLVSAAALGSLPTALLGGAFLHRIGLRILIAGGLAAGSLAVLLATWGITHGLGWLIAGLALTGAGVGATMSVASTAIVGNVPVHRAGMASSVEEVSYEFGSLFAVTILGSLLAYLYTVNVVFPAGTSEAARDSMASALVFANEAGADGVVVRQAAGIAFDHAYTVVMYVAAGVLAVGALITGILLRRYGPGSQSSAYPTQH; encoded by the coding sequence ATGCCTGCCGCCCACTCGAACCGCTGGGTTCTTCTGGTGACCGTCGCCGCCGGTCTCCTGCTTATCGTTCTGGACAATTCGGTCCTCTACACGGCCCTGCCTACCCTGACGCGCGAGCTTGGCGCGACGGCAACGCAAGGGTTGTGGATCATCAACGCATACCCCCTCGTCATGGCCGGCCTGCTGCTCGGCACCGGGACGCTGGGTGACAGGATCGGTCACCGGCGCATGTTCCTCATCGGCCTCGTGCTGTTCGGTGTCGCGTCGATTGTGGCGGCCTATTCGCCTACAGCGGAAATCCTGATCGGGGCGCGGGCCTTTCTGGCGGTCGGCGCGGCGGCGATGATGCCCGCGACACTCGCCCTCATCCGCGTCACCTTCGAGGATGACCGGGAACGCAACATCGCCATTGCGATCTGGGGGTCGTTGTCGGTCGTCGGCGCTGCGCTCGGACCGATCATCGGCGGTTTTCTGCTCGGCCATTTCTGGTGGGGGTCGGTGTTCCTCATCAATGTGCCGGTAGTGGTCGCTGCCTTCATTTCGGCGCTGATCGTTGCGCCGAAGGTGGCCGGCGATGCGACCAAGCCTTGGGACGTGGTGTCGTCGTTTCAGGCATTGGTGGCGCTGTCGGCTTTTGTGATCGCGATCAAGGAATCTGCCCATGCCGGGCAGTCGTGGGCCGTCCCCGCTATTTCGCTGCTGGTTGCCATCCTCGCCGGAGCGCTGTTCGTCCGCCGGCAACTGCGCCTGCCGTTCCCGCTGCTCGACTTCTCGATCTTCCGCAATGCCGCGTTCACATCGGGCGTTCTAGCGGCCGCGTTCTCCCTGTTCGCCATCGGCGGTGTTGAGCTTGCTACGACGCAACGCTTCCAGCTCGTTGCGGGCTTCACGCCGCTGGAAGCCGGGATGCTGGTTTCGGCGGCGGCGCTCGGATCATTGCCGACTGCGCTGCTCGGTGGTGCATTCCTGCATCGTATTGGCCTACGTATCCTTATAGCTGGCGGGCTTGCGGCGGGATCGCTGGCGGTCCTGCTTGCGACATGGGGCATCACTCATGGCCTTGGCTGGCTGATCGCCGGTCTGGCGCTGACCGGTGCCGGCGTAGGTGCAACAATGTCGGTGGCATCAACGGCTATTGTGGGCAATGTGCCTGTGCATCGCGCCGGCATGGCGTCGTCGGTCGAGGAAGTGTCCTACGAGTTTGGCAGTCTGTTCGCTGTCACAATTCTCGGAAGTCTTTTGGCCTACCTCTATACGGTCAACGTCGTGTTCCCCGCCGGAACCTCGGAAGCGGCCCGCGACAGCATGGCGTCGGCGCTGGTCTTTGCCAACGAGGCGGGGGCCGATGGTGTTGTCGTGCGTCAAGCGGCAGGAATCGCATTCGACCACGCCTATACGGTCGTCATGTACGTGGCGGCGGGTGTTCTGGCCGTGGGTGCCCTGATCACCGGCATCCTGTTGCGGCGCTACGGTCCCGGCTCGCAATCGTCAGCCTATCCCACACAACACTAA